The following are from one region of the Aspergillus chevalieri M1 DNA, chromosome 1, nearly complete sequence genome:
- a CDS encoding glucan endo-1,3-beta-D-glucosidase (CAZy:GH81;~COG:G;~EggNog:ENOG410PGKK;~InterPro:IPR040720,IPR040451,IPR005200;~PFAM:PF17652,PF03639;~SECRETED:SignalP(1-24);~go_function: GO:0052861 - glucan endo-1,3-beta-glucanase activity, C-3 substituted reducing group [Evidence IEA]) → MDRKANWGYTALLIWLLAPDTALCFPKPTGSVTEPTSTASFKTQYPPDNGRLLIPETTGFYPTSLERDVRGVSPERTPYLGFDGLIDWFLSDSGFQAAEPTITGLPTAPETTISNPGPTKKPEPTKNAEPTKNTKLAPTTEKHGNPSYSSTPKGREPAPHTKGGSKATGFPRPSMEGQDVFLPVATGGIPSSIIARDDHPVPRTNIGNTTDPIETNKFYSGLFLGTQTNGTFTHPYNIAWAKGNGNAGSYGMSVSHTEKNVLAEGPPNDKIPGHPVSFYVNPVGIQSMILSAAELRDGTVLTAEDPKPFSANAVLRPHPGSHQNITFPLVQGMGFLTGIYTDLQPLVQTGVLYQKVVSAGSPKPGIFKYQAYLEDGNMWLIYAIPDDGKDPNFKLDSHTDLRGPQGWSGTIQVAKNPQGSSSEKLYDNSASVFAVHGVLSGAVSQDTGVYNLGWAKAGKYAKDTPLIMFALPHHVESFDDATKGRLTSIQLRTTTKGNATAVIGEQWTLIESELPISMDFAPWVQNGNNLSPSAKKVLLDIAPKDLGEDIDKQSDLNSMYFSGKALSKFATVIYAVSELGGNPGLAADALDKLKKSFARFINNRQQFPLVYDNVWKGVVSSASYGGDVGADFGNTLYNDHHFHYGYFIHAAAIIGTLDPEWLKTSKDWINTLVRDASNPVADDPNFPFSRAFDWFHGHSWAKGLFESFDGKDQESTSEDTMFAYALKMWGKTIGDKSMEARGNLMLGVLRRSLQNYFLLEKENINHPPEFVPNKVTGILFENKVDHTTYFGGNMEYIHGIHMLPLLPASSYVRNRKFVTEEWNALFASNASTPADKVEGGWQGVLYANLALIDPVTSWKYFARDGFDYASIDGGASRTWYLAFAAGMGGCRE, encoded by the exons ATGGACAGGAAGGCGAATTGGGGTTATACGGCCCTGCTAATATGGCTTCTGGCACCAGATACAGCTTTATGTTTTCCGAAACCTACGGGATCAGTTACGGAACCGACAAGTACCGCCTCATTCAAGACCCAGTATCCTCCAGACAACGGGAGACTTCTCATTCCAGAGACCACAGGA TTCTACCCAACCAGTCTTGAGCGTGACGTTCGTGGAGTCTCACCAGAGAGAACGCCATATTTGGGATTTGACGGCTTGATTGATTGGTTTCTGTCTGACAGTGGTTTCCAAGCAGCAGAGCCTACTATCACAGGCCTACCGACTGCACCAGAAACAACGATTTCAAATCCTGGCCCTACCAAAAAGCCTGAGCCTACCAAAAACGCAGAGCCTACAAAAAACACAAAGCTGGCACCGACCACCGAAAAACACGGAAATCCATCGTATTCGTCAACTCCGAAGGGAAGAGAGCCTGCGCCACATACGAAAGGAGGTTCCAAAGCCACTGGATTCCCACGACCATCAATGGAGGGACAAGATGTTTTCTTGCCAGTCGCAACTGGCGGTATCCCGAGCAGTATCATAGCCAGGGATGACCACCCAGTACCGAGGACAAATATT GGCAACACTACGGACCCAATAGAGACAAACAAGTTTTACAGCGGACTGTTCCTTGGAACTCAAACAAACGGCACATTTACCCATCCGTACAACATCGCGTGGGCCAAGGGCAACGGCAATGCTGGCAGCTATGGCATGTCCGTCTCGCACACCGAAAAGAACGTGCTGGCAGAGGGTCCGCCCAATGATAAGATCCCAGGCCACCCGGTGTCTTTCTATGTGAATCCTGTTGGAATCCAGTCTATGATCCTTTCGGCAGCAGAATTGAGAGACGGCACGGTTCTGACGGCAGAAGACCCAAAGCCATTTTCGGCTAACGCTGTCTTGCGCCCGCATCCCGGATCGCACCAGAACATTACTTTCCCTCTCGTTCAAGGCATGGGATTCTTGACCGGAATCTACACTGATCTGCAACCATTGGTCCAGACTGGTGTTCTATACCAGAAGGTCGTTTCCGCAGGGAGCCCGAAGCCGGGTATCTTCAAATACCAAGCGTACCTGGAAGATGGCAATATGTGGCTGATTTATGCTATTCCGGACGACGGCAAAGATCCCAACTTCAAGCTTGACTCGCACACTGACCTGCGGGGCCCCCAGGGGTGGTCTGGTACGATTCAGGTTGCGAAGAACCCGCAAGGATCAAGCAGCGAAAAGCTCTATGACAACTCGGCCAGTGTTTTTGCAGTCCACGGTGTGTTATCCGGGGCAGTATCCCAGGATACGGGAGTATACAACCTGGGATGGGCAAAGGCGGGCAAATATGCTAAAGATACGCCGTTGATTATGTTCGCGCTGCCTCATCACGTTGAATCGTTCGATGATGCAACCAAGGGCCGATTGACCAGCATTCAACTGCGGACCACCACCAAAGGCAACGCTACGGCCGTCATTGGCGAACAATGGACATTGATTGAGTCAGAACTGCCGATCAGTATGGACTTTGCTCCGTGGGTCCAGAATGGAAACAACCTTTCACCATCGGCGAAAAAGGTTCTCCTTGATATCGCGCCCAAGGACCTTGGGGAGGACATCGATAAGCAGTCGGACCTCAACAGCATGTATTTCAGCGGTAAAGCACTTAGCAAGTTCGCTACGGTCATCTACGCCGTTAGTGAACTGGGTGGAAACCCGGGCCTTGCGGCTGATGCCCTCGATAAGCTGAAGAAGAGCTTCGCCCGGTTTATCAACAACCGTCAACAATTTCCCCTGGTATACGACAACGTGTGGAAGGGCGTCGTATCATCTGCAAGCTATGGCGGCGATGTTGGAGCAGACTTTGGAAACACTCTGTACAATGACCACCACTTTCACTACGGATACTTCATCCACGCTGCTGCCATTATCGGAACGCTGGATCCCGAGTGGCTGAAGACCAGCAAAGATTGGATCAACACGTTGGTGCGGGATGCAAGCAACCCGGTGGCTGATGACCCTAATTTCCCGTTCTCGCGGGCGTTTGACTGGTTCCACGGTCACTCGTGGGCCAAAGGCTTGTTCGAGTCTTTTGATGGCAAGGACCAGGAGTCGACATCGGAAGACACGATGTTTGCTTACGCGCTCAAGATGTGGGGTAAGACTATTGGTGATAAGAGTATGGAGGCGCGTGGGAATTTGATGCTTGGTGTTTTGCGACGCAGTCTGCAAAACTACTTCCTTTTGGAGAAAGAGAATATTAACCATCCGCCGGAGTTTGTCCCGAACAAGGTGACTGGTATTCTGTTTGAGAACAAGGTGGACCACACGACCTACTTTGGGGGCAACATGGAGTACATTCATGG AATTCATATGCTGCCCCTCCTCCCGGCGTCATCGTACGTACGCAACCGCAAATTCGTGACCGAGGAGTGGAACGCATTGTTTGCATCGAACGCCAGCACTCCGGCAGACAAAGTTGAGGGTGGTTGGCAGGGtgtgttgtatgcaaacctGGCGTTGATCGACCCAGTTACCTCGTGGAAATACTTTGCGCGCGATGGATTTGATTACGCCTCAATTGACGGAGGCGCCAGTCGTACGTGGTACTTGGCATTCGCGGCTG GTATGGGAGGATGTCGTGAGTAA
- a CDS encoding UTP14 family protein (BUSCO:EOG09261UPM;~COG:A;~EggNog:ENOG410PIBM;~InterPro:IPR006709;~PFAM:PF04615;~go_component: GO:0032040 - small-subunit processome [Evidence IEA];~go_process: GO:0006364 - rRNA processing [Evidence IEA]), with the protein MPRKQAQLRGPKDRDSQQSRTQNRSQNKTTKRKAGKGLDALAIAEAEYPIDPRIRRSRLGVGDDDDFSKRKRDDADGPDTKRRRTGEDDSSDNDGSDADGREWKIGEVDSDDDEELDSDEAMGSSDDELFEGFAFRGSSTTKSKPNPKQKKEKKTRQLNLSEDVDESDEEMNDNEEDGDEEDDDLGEDAVDLLTAWDMNTAAEEEAAKKAAAKAKKAATDDYDEESGSQDEDSDDESSEDDDALSVSDDDADVGNEHGLSRLQDFVNSMETDATSKPTKKKGSAQEQSKPTEYGLTSSKKLTVADLLPSISDSRLKNSLKHVDSTTDHKQSSGIPGKLDAPAPKRQQDRMDREAAYEKSKETMDRWLETVKANRRAEHLVFPLPNPDAQLVHKLDAPKPQNDLESTIQNILVESGLATTQGKSNEDEVKEFEELEGRKLPIEEIRARRAELRKRRELMFREEVRAKRIKKIKSKSYRRVHRKERERLEQQERQALIDAGVDLDEEEKEKMERQRAEARMGSKHKDSKWAKSLRQTGRTAWDEEARLGAAGQALKEEELRKRIEGKRVSNGDDDYLDPSSSESEDEDPWAENGSDVEKEKIRKKISALEGGDAGEEYKGPHAKLLSMKFMQNADAARKEQNDAELRKLSRGLQGGEESQSEAESEVGRRKFGQSKTEEPERKPEPFRKNELEEAPDSDDEDAVESRAAEMTQETSKPKPSARPAKKEAPARISNNASKQQETVDEVEENPWLVQTNRTNRKANVNDSNQSVDISINDAPARAPAPKSSNVSKDQKSKAPPAKKPQIAEDAGSDDEDQVPVLLKNHDLVKKAFAGDEVVQEFEQEKLDTIEDEGDKVVDNTLPGWGSWAGEGVSKKQQKRQKRNLTTIEGVKPEQRKDAKLSKVIINEKRQKKNNKYMASQLPHQFETKQQYERSLRLPIGPEWTTKETVQNATKPRIMIKQGIIKPMEKPMV; encoded by the exons ATGCCTCGCAAGCAGGCCCAGTTGCGCGGCCCCAAAGACCGAGACTCGCAGCAGAGCAGGACGCAGAACAGGTCGCAGAACAAGACCACGAAGAGAAAGGCCGGAAAGGGCTTGGATGCGCTCGCCATCGCTGAGGCTGAATACCCTATTGACCCCCGGATCCGACGAAGCCGTCTAGGCGTaggcgacgatgacgatttCTCTAAGCGCAAACGAGACGACGCAGACGGACCGGATACCAAGCGTCGCAGAACGGGCGAAGACGACTCGAGCGATAATGATGGTAGCGATGCCGATGGTCGTGAGTGGAAGATAGGCGAAGTCGAcagtgatgatgacgaggaacTGGATAGTGACGAGGCTATGGGTTCGAGTGATGATGAACTTTTCGAGGGCTTCGCATTCCGCGGAAGCTCTACCACGAAGTCGAAGCCGAATCcgaaacaaaagaaagagaaaaagactCGCCAACTCAATTTGTCCGAGGATGTCGACGAGTCGGACGAAGAAATGAACGATAACGAAGAGGATGGCGATGAGGAGGACGATGACTTGGGAGAAGATGCCGTCGATCTTCTGACTGCTTGGGATATGAACACAGcagcagaggaagaagctgccaagaaGGCTGCCGCAAAGGCTAAGAAGGCCGCGACTGACGACTACGATGAGGAGTCCGGCTCACAAGACGAAGACAGTGACGATGAATCCAGTGAAGACGACGACGCCCTGTCGGTATCAGATGACGATGCGGATGTCGGAAACGAACACGGCCTTTCGAGATTACAAGACTTTGTAAATTCAATGGAGACCGATGCCACCAGCAAAccaacaaaaaagaaaggttCTGCGCAGGAACAGAGCAAACCTACAGAATACGGGTTGACATCCTCGAAGAAATTGACCGTGGCCGACCTTCTACCCTCGATTTCGGATTCCCGCCTGAAGAATTCATTGAAGCATGTCGATTCCACGACCGATCATAAACAGTCATCTGGTATTCCTGGTAAATTGGATGCGCCCGCTCCTAAACGCCAGCAGGACCGAATGGATCGGGAAGCCGCTTACGAGAAGAGCAAAGAGACTATGGATCGCTGGCTTGAGACTGTCAAGGCGAACCGGAGAGCTGAACACCTTGTTTTCCCTCTTCCAAACCCTGATGCACAACTGGTACACAAACTGGACGCTCCTAAGCCACAAAACGACCTTGAGTCCACCATCCAGAACATCCTGGTCGAGAGTGGTCTTGCAACTACACAAGGAAAGTCcaatgaagatgaagtcaAGGAGTTCGAGGAGTTGGAGGGGCGGAAGTTGCCCATCGAGGAGATCCGGGCTCGCAGAGCGGAGCTCCGCAAGCGCCGCGAACTTATGTTCCGGGAAGAAGTACGTGCCAAGCGGATCAAGAAGATCAAAAGTAAATCCTACCGCCGTGTTCATCGGAAAGAGCGGGAAAGGCTGGAGCAGCAAGAAAGACAGGCCCTTATTGACGCTGGCGTCGACTtggacgaggaagagaaggagaagatggagcGGCAACGAGCGGAGGCTCGCATGGGCTCGAAGCACAAAGATAGCAAGTGGGCGAAGAGTCTCAGACAAACTGGCCGCACAGCTTGGGACGAGGAAGCCCGTCTAGGCGCTGCTGGTCAGGCattgaaggaagaagaactaCGGAAGAGGATTGAAGGCAAGCGTGTGTCtaatggtgatgatgactaCCTGGATCCATCCAGCTCGGAatctgaagatgaggatcCTTGGGCAGAAAATGGCTCTGATGttgaaaaggagaagatccGCAAGAAGATCTCTGCACTCGAGGGTGGTGATGCAGGGGAAGAGTACAAAGGACCACATGCGAAGCTTCTCTCTATGAAGTTCATGCAGAATGCGGATGCCGCACGTAAAGAACAGAATGACGCAGAGCTCCGGAAACTAAGTCGGGGCCTTCAAGGTGGTGAAGAGTCACAATCTGAGGCAGAGTCGGAAGTCGGCCGACGGAAGTTCGGTCAGAGCAAGACTGAGGAACCAGAGCGAAAACCGGAGCCATTCCGCAAGAATGAGTTGGAAGAGGCACCTGATtcggacgatgaagatgctgTTGAGTCAAGGGCAGCCGAGATGACTCAGGAGACCAGCAAGCCTAAGCCGTCCGCACGCCCAGCCAAGAAAGAAGCACCTGCACGTATCTCAAACAACGCCTCGAAGCAGCAGGAAACTGTTGATGAAGTGGAGGAGAACCCATGGCTGGTGCAGACGAACCGCACTAACCGGAAAGCGAATGTCAACGACTCAAACCAGTCCGTTGATATCTCGATCAACGACGCACCCGCCCGCGCACCCGCCCCCAAGTCCTCCAACGTTAGCAAAGATCAGAAGTCAAAGGCACCACCTGCTAAGAAGCCGCAAATAGCCGAAGATGCTGGCAGCGATGACGAAGACCAAGTGCCGGTCCTTCTGAAGAACCATGACCTCGTGAAGAAGGCATTTGCCGGAGACGAGGTGGTACAGGAGTTTGAGCAAGAAAAGCTAGACACCATCGAAGACGAAGGTGACAAGGTGGTCGACAACACGCTTCCCGGATGGGGAAGCTGGGCTGGCGAAGGTGTCAGTAAGAAGCAACAGAAACGGCAAAAGCGTAATCTTACTACAATTGAGGGCGTGAAGCCTGAGCAGCGCAAGGACGCGAAGCTCTCGAAGGTCATTATCAACGAGAAGCGCCAGAAGAAG AACAACAAGTATATGGCTTCTCAACTCCCTCACCAGTTCGAGACCAAGCAGCAGTACGAACGGTCTCTGCGTCTCCCCATCGGTCCCGAATGGACCACCAAGGAGACTGTCCAGAACGCCACCAAGCCCCGCATCATGATCAAACAGGGTATCATCAAACCCATGGAGAAGCCCATGGTCTGA
- a CDS encoding uncharacterized protein (COG:P;~EggNog:ENOG410PFNX;~InterPro:IPR004798,IPR004837,IPR004713;~PFAM:PF01699;~TransMembrane:11 (i61-78o84-103i115-136o148-169i181-203o215-236i274-295o315-338i345-371o377-398i405-425o);~go_component: GO:0016021 - integral component of membrane [Evidence IEA];~go_function: GO:0008324 - cation transmembrane transporter activity [Evidence IEA];~go_function: GO:0015369 - calcium:proton antiporter activity [Evidence IEA];~go_process: GO:0006812 - cation transport [Evidence IEA];~go_process: GO:0006816 - calcium ion transport [Evidence IEA];~go_process: GO:0055085 - transmembrane transport [Evidence IEA]): MPSFFSNSGDSDEHTSLLGNGNGNGNGHINGHSHRYKVASHLSHWPSRVLHLTWVTLVRDYVNLLLVFVPLGIMAGVLKWDATAVFTLNFFAIIPLASLLSFATEELAATMGQALGGLMNATFGNAVELIVSIIALTRGQTRVVQASMLGSILSNILLVLGCCFFAGGLRYHEQTFNSTVASTMSSLMTVASASLIIPATLYSSLSNQPKRTENILVVSHGTAVILLILYVMYLYFQLRSHSYLFEEVNEGVTADMEGQEDGENEAREPQEERVLGPLAATVALVVVTILVALCADYLVDSIDDIVEKTGMTPTFIGLVLIPIVGNAAEHVTAVVVAWKDKMDLAIGVAIGSSLQIALFVTPFLVIVGWIIDVPLTLHFQTFETVAFFISGLVVTFLIQDGKSNYLEGGLCLGMYIILALAFYVYPDSDTVGDALVNTS, translated from the coding sequence ATGCCCTCCTTCTTTAGCAACTCCGGCGATTCCGACGAACACACCTCCCTCCTTGGAAACGGCAACGGCAACGGCAACGGCCATATTAACGGACACAGCCACCGATACAAAGTCGCCAGTCACCTCTCCCACTGGCCGTCGCGAGTCCTGCATCTAACATGGGTGACCCTCGTGCGCGATTATGTCAATCTGCTCCTTGTCTTTGTACCCTTGGGTATTATGGCGGGCGTGTTGAAATGGGACGCCACAGCTGTGTTTACGCTGAACTTCTTCGCGATTATTCCTCTGGCGTCGCTGTTGAGTTTTGCGACGGAGGAATTGGCCGCGACGATGGGGCAGGCCCTGGGTGGTTTGATGAACGCGACGTTTGGGAATGCCGTTGAGCTTATTGTTAGTATTATCGCCTTGACGCGCGGTCAGACGAGGGTTGTGCAGGCGAGTATGCTGGGCAGTATTCTGTCAAATATTCTGCTGGTTTTGGGTTGCTGCTTTTTTGCTGGTGGTCTGCGGTATCATGAGCAGACCTTCAACAGCACTGTGGCTTCGACTATGTCGTCGTTAATGACTGTCGCCTCAGCATCGCTTATTATCCCGGCTACCCTTTACTCGTCGTTGTCGAACCAACCCAAGCGCACGGAGAACATCTTGGTCGTCTCTCACGGAACCGCTGTTATCCTTCTGATTCTCTACGTCATGTACCTCTACTTCCAGCTGCGCTCGCACTCCTACCTGTTTGAAGAAGTCAACGAGGGAGTCACCGCCGACATGGAAGGCcaggaagatggagagaatGAGGCGCGTGAGCCTCAGGAAGAACGCGTCCTGGGTCCTTTGGCTGCCACTGTTGCGTTGGTAGTCGTGACCATCCTGGTTGCCCTCTGCGCTGATTACTTGGTCGACAGCATCGACGACATCGTTGAAAAGACCGGCATGACCCCGACCTTCATCGGTCTGGTCCTCATCCCCATCGTTGGCAACGCTGCGGAACACGTCACGGCCGTCGTCGTCGCCTGGAAGGACAAGATGGACTTGGCcattggtgtcgccattggAAGCAGCTTGCAGATTGCTCTCTTCGTCACCCCCTTCCTGGTCATTGTTGGCTGGATTATCGACGTGCCTTTGACGCTGCACTTCCAGACTTTCGAGACCGTCGCTTTCTTCATCTCGGGCTTGGTCGTGACCTTCTTGATCCAGGACGGCAAGTCAAACTATCTAGAGGGTGGACTGTGCTTGGGTATGTACATTATACTTGCTCTTGCATTCTATGTCTACCCGGACAGTGATACGGTTGGGGATGCTCTCGTGAACACATCGTGA